In the Drosophila teissieri strain GT53w chromosome 3R, Prin_Dtei_1.1, whole genome shotgun sequence genome, CTGTAAACAAATTCATATGTATGAGCATATATCTTAACCGACATACTGCGTTCTAAAACCACAAGTTAAAGATACCCATAAGTAGAATTCCTCCATAAGTTTACAGACATAAACACCTactatttattgcatttgacagctaattaaaaccaacaactccactgcgtatgcgtaattttaTTAACCTCTTCGAAAAGCACTTGCTTTTAATGTATGGAAAGTCAGAAATATAGTTAGATTGTACACTGTGTTGAACCCAAACATTCTTGAGAAAACCGCCcgggcgtatacttaatttttGATGCCATAAAAGAGAGGAGCTTTCCTTTATGGGCAGAACCTCCGAGTGTGAATTGCTAATATATGATCTGGATCACAGTATATCGTTCGTTGAACTGCATGCCATAAAGCGATTTACAACGCTGAAACGCACTGCCGCTGGCTATCTATCGCATATGGCGCAGATTtatttatctgtatctgcgttTATTCGGCGGGAGCTTCTTTAATGGCTGTGCGAATTCCAAAGCAATGATTAATTAACAGTTGCCGCGTTTGCCctaatgaaaaacaaaaagccaaagacTTGTATACGCAATTGAGGAGACACacagatatatacatatatatggacATATAGACAGACAGATATTATATGTGCCCCAGTGCGTATGCTTCAACAATCAATCCATGGCGATTAGCAATTATCGTTGGAATGCGAAAATGCTGTTGCCTGATATTGAAATTGAGTTtcgcaaacaaacagaaggaagacgacgacgacgttgtcatcgtcatcgtttTAGGATTTTTCGTTATGGCTATGGCTGGCTTATTTGTccgcttgtttttgttttgctttcttgCCGCACTATGCGAGTTATGGCCTCGATAAGATTAGACGTTTGCCAGCGGcatttggcaacaacaaacagagcGCAGACATTCCGCCGCATGGCTGCGGTTAAAACTTCAGAAATTGGTATTTCTGCGACACTCTTGGCCGCCGGAGACTGTCTTGTGTTGCCCACTTTTACCCAAAATGCACACAGGAAATACGCGCTAATCTTATCGGAATTCCAAGCAGCACTAACTGCCGTGGGAAAGGTTCGAGATACATCTCTCGGAATGCCAGAGATTCGTAATGTTAGCCTGTAACTTGTATAACTCGTAACTAACCTCTTGATTTCCCCACTATCTCCACCCTTGCAGCTACACAAAGCCGCAGACCTTCGAGGACTGTGTGGGCGATGAGCTGCCCATGGGCTGGGAGGAGTCCTACGATCCGAACATCGGACCCTACTACATCAACCACCTGGCGCAGAGCACCCAGCTGGAGGACCCGCGACAGGAGTGGAAGACTGTCCAGGAGCAGATGCTCAGCGACTATCTGTCCGCGGCGCAGGATCAGTTGGAGAACAAGCGGGAGATGTTCGACGTCAAGCAGCAGCGACTTCTGTGGGCCCAGGAGGAGTACAACCACCTGAAGTTGGCAGCCAGCCGAAGCAGTCGTAAGTACTACCATCTATTACCATCCATTTGAGATCCATGTCAAGATATATTGATTTTGGGACTGCTCTTATCAGTTGTGGCATATTTTGCAAAGTAATGATCAATACATAAACATGGTTCTAATATCTATAATTTGACATCGGAGATGTTAGCCAAGAGTCAACAAAGCACTTGAAGAGCTATTGTTCTGAAAGCTTAATCTCAAATTTCTTAACGTGGCACTAATATACTTTCTTTATTTCCAGtgtgctcctcctccagttcGATGAGTCGCCACGATCCGGAACTCCTAAGAGCCGATCTAATGTTGGCGCGGGAGCGAGTCCACCAGCTGAAGCAGGAGCTGACCCACATTACCAATGACATATCCTACACGGAACGCGGCATGAACACCCTGTATTCCGTGGGCGAGAAGATCAATGCTCGGGAAAATGGATGCTACGACATCGCCGAGGTCCAAGCGATTCGCGAGGAGATGCTCAAGGTGCACAAGTCGCTGGTCTCCGGCGAAAAGGTGCGCGAGGAGCTGATGCGCAGTCTGGTGCAGATCAAGAACGAGCTGGGTCGCCAGCAAATCAGCGAGGAGAACTCGGACCTGGCCTCGCCCTTCGACCGCGTCTGCGTGGCCAGTCAAACGGATCTGTGCGGATCATCGGGGGACAACCTGAACGGAGGAGCCCGTTTCGCGGAGATGGCCAAGACCAAGTTGCAGTACGCCGAGTGGCGCAAGCACATcaagaagctgcagcagcagctggccgaTCATGTGGAGCGCATTGAGCCGGGCCAACTGGAGTCGGACAAGGATCGCATTCTGCTCATccaggagaaggagaagctGCTGAACGATTTGAACAGCATTTCGCTCAAGTCCCGCAGCGAGGAGGAGAAGCGTGTGATCCACCAGACGCGCCACAAACTAGAGGAGGACCTCAAGGAGGCCTACGAAGCGAACAACACATGCGTGGCCAATCGGCTGCGCTTCCACGAAGagaagcagctgctgctggacaaACTGCAAGAGGCCCTGAAGTCCACCAAGTTGCTGGAGGAGCGTCTCAAGTCCTTCTCTTCGGAGAGCACCTTCTCCATTAGCAGTGGCAGCAGTCTGGGCTCCTTGTCCACGGCCAGCAGTAAGAGCGCCTTGAGTTTCACCGACATATACATTGATCCCTTTGCGGTGGACTCGCCCATTGATGTGGTGGATCTGAGGCGTCGCTCGCAGAGATTGTTccaacagcatcagcaacagcgTCTGCATCCCGTGCATCCTGtcctgcagcaacagcaatccGCGGAGGTAACGCTATCGCCTAGAAGCAGCCTCTCCATGGAAACGCCGCCCGCCTCGCCGATGAAGTACAATGCGGGAGCGGATCAGACGCCGCAGGCCCTCAAGGAGGAGCCCACTTATGCCAATGCGCTGCCCGCACCTCCCGCCTACACAGCCCCGCCCCCAGTTCCGATTTCCGGAGTCAGAGCACGACCCTACGATCTGGACTCCACCGTGCTGGACTGCATGATGCTGGAGGCCAAGCTGCAGAAGCTGAACATGGGTACCCCGCTCAAcctggctgctgctccactCTCGCCCATTTCGGAGAAGCCCTCGCTGCTGGATCTGCCGCAGGAGATGCTCAGCCGATCGTCCTCCACCTCCAATACGCGATCCGTTTCGGCGGCGGTCAGCAATGAGTCCGTTGCCGGCGACTCTGGCGTCTTTGAAGCGTCGCGCGCCCATCTGCCTCGAAAGGAGCTGGCACAAGTCCAGATTGGACTGAAGTATCTGAAGCAGGAAGGTGTACTCGTCGTCTCTCTGGAGCGGGCCAACAATCTGCTGGCCCTGTGGACTGCCTCGGCGGACAACTCACAGGTGTAAGTACATCGATATTCTAGTGGGATCTGTTGCATATACTAAATGCATACTCTCTTACCTTTTAGGTATCTCCGTGCAGCGTTGCTGCCGAATTCGCTGACCTCCATAAGGACCAAGGCGCTGGGCGATTTCCAGAAGCCTGTTTTCAATGATACATTCGCCGTGCCCATCACGCTGGACAAGCTGTTGACCAAGAGCCTGCAGGTGACTGTGGTCACCATGACTGGACAAAAGGAGGAGATTATTGTAAGTATAATCTACGCACCAATATTTACTCATTATTGGGATCTAACTATTGTATATTGTCAATATTCTAGGGCACTGTGCAGATCAGCATGGCCGAGTTCAACCCGGAGGATTCCACCCTGAAGTGGTACAACGTGCTGAGCTCCAAATTCATTCCCAGCTTCGAGTCTCTGGACATTCCCTCcaccagcgcagcagcagcggcagcggccgTTGCCGCCAGCAATGCACCAAACAGTGGCAACAACCGGGAGGAGTCGTCGGATGAGTCCACCATTACCTCCTCCCAGACATCCACACTGACCAGAAACCAAGCGCCCTGCAtggagctgcaggagctgcagaTCGCCGCCGAGTTATTGGAGCTGGGGCCGCTCAATGAGCCGGAGTgcagcgacgacgacgatgacgatgaagaGGAGGAGTTGGATGACAAGCAGTTGGTCAGCGATGTTGGCCTAATGAACTGTAAGTTCCCGATATTTTCTACAATAgtacatttattgaaatatttatcttATTATTACCAACAGCAAGCGGCATGCTGGACGCCTACCTACAGAACATGAAGCAGGAATTCGCCGACAAGGAGACGAACACTGATCGCGCCTATTTGCCGGAGAAATCGCGAGGCCAGTCCCAGCTGATGGACGACAGGCCCGTGAAGCGTTCCCAGACCTTCACGCCATCCGCAGCGGTCAGCAAGAATCGCTACAACTGCCGACTCAACCGCAGTGACTCCGACTCCGCGATGCACTGCGGTGTGGCGCCCCACACTTTCCAACGCGGCGCTGCCGAACGACGATCCCTGCGCTTCCACACAAAGGCGCCCAAGTCAGTCACAAGTAAGTACTGCAAAGAATACACCTcttgctgaaatatttattaatttggtTAATTGTATTTAGAACTGCATCATACTCACATACCCCGCACCAGTTTGGACTTGGAGCTGGATCTGCAGGCGCAGCATAGCAAACTGTACTTCCTCAATGATCAAATCGCCAAGCTGCAGAACCTCAAGGAAGTGTAAGTTTTTAAATAGAAATCCAACATTAAGTGAAAACTATAAGATACTTATATACTCAACAGCTTGCAGAAGGCCTGCGAAAACAAGGATCCATTGGTGGCCGCATGGGCGATTGAAAACGAGGAGTTCCAACGCCTGGTGGCCCGCGCCGATCCTGCCAAATGCCCCGAGGAGCGCCAACTGCAGAAGTTGCTGATGAAGACCGCCAAAGAGATCCACAAACTGCGCAAGACCAAGGTGCCCAAAGGCTGTCCCGATTTGGTGTCTTTCAAGTAGGTTAAATTTGCACTTTAGCCATGAAAAACAGGTATTCTAATGTTCTATGCTTACAGGGAGAAGATCACTTTCTTCACACGCAAGGGCCTGTCGGTGCCCGAGTTGCCTAGTGAATTTACCTTGCCGGAAGCTAATCCCAtcgaagaagaagaggaggaagaggatgaggatgagttCTACAATTCAGCTGAGACGGCAATCGCCATCAACACGGCGCTGGTGGCTAGCAGCAACCGAAACAAGAATCTCAGTGAGCATCCCCACAGAGCCACCAGCGGGGCAGTGCCTAAGTTGCCAGCACCTGTCGCTACTCCTGCTGCTACTCCTGCTGCCACTCCTGCTGCCACTCCTGCTGCTActcctgctgccgcttccGTCGTTTCCCCCGCTGCCCAACCTGATGCTAAACCAGCAGCCGCTCCAATTCCAGTTTCGTCTAGCGATGCCGAGCAACAGCGCTTCGACTACGTGGTGGATCGCAACTACGGCGTGGAGGTGTAGCCCCTTCCACAACTCCCCATCTTCGctgtacatttttgtaattaatgtagtatttattttcactaagcaaaaagtatttatgtgtataaaCAACTGATGTAACAAATATCTGTGCCTTATAGAGAACGTGAGAGAACGACAAGAACCATGCTAGAATGATATATCCACGCATAGCTATGCACTAGACCTAAGCCCATTATTGTAACTAGATTAGCCAAGCAGCCCTAGCCCTAACTGCACCCAAAGTCAGTTGTACAAATTGACCCCCACTGATGACCATATGAAAGCAATTAGATATAAAAACCACCAACCCGCCCCAAACAATTTGCCCCGCcccgccaaaaaaaaaaaaaaaacatccaACAAACAAGGAATATCAAACAATAACGCGCACATTGTGCGTTCAATGCCTTCAAATTCATATTGAAACCAACTGTATTCTTAAGACTTGAGCAAAATTATACGAAtgtttatgaatatttttatacgcAGCTACTTAGGATAGTTAACCCAAGCCACATATACACAAAACGTGAAGAGAACGGaacgtaaaatatttattatactgATGGATCGATCGACGTAGCGCTCGAATCCTGTCGTTTAGGTTAGTTAGCTTGCGTTTTTGTTAAGCTCAAAACGAATTCTTATactgtaattttttttataaaaaaatcctatgcaaaaaaaaccaaccaacATAAAAAAAGTGAATGTACCATATTAGATAATCGTCACTATGTTAACTATAAGAGCGCCCTTAACCCCCTGACAATGCCACCATTGCATAAAGCGcataaaaatgagaaaaaatatataaaattaaaccTTGTTATGCTTTCCCAAGCGGACCTGTTAAAACTGTTGACTTTGAAACTGTGCCGTGGTGCACCGAGTTtgtatgaaatgaaatgatatgaaatgaaattaccCACAGCTCTAGTTTAGTTTAGGTTTTAAACGTGTGTTTTCGGGCTCTATGCAaacttttgctgttgtttatgttttcaCTAACCAGACCCAGCCCCTTCCCACCCCCAAAATCTAGCAAGTAGTACGAGTAAACTGAATGAAAGTCGCCACACATATTTTTTCAATACCGTAGTAATTTTAGCTGtaataaattatatgaaaGTGAACCTGTATATTGTAATTGtgcaataaacataaaaaaactGACATAACTAAAGTGAATGAGCTTATTATTTTTCCGTAAACTTGGTTGGACACGATTATGTCAAAACTTCGTTCATTCTTTCGAACATCCAAAGTAGTTTACTCATTTAAATGTTCTATCATCTTTTAATAAAGGATGAGAAAAGTTGGTGGTATATAAGTTTAATCCAATGAGATGGTACACGTGTCATTTTAggaacaaattatattttttcagtaCTGTTACAAATGAGAAACatgaaagtaatttaaatatgaaaagtatttcgatctacaaaaatttaaacaacgcGCCAGAATTCGATAGCTGTAAATCAGCGAACACATTACCCATCCCTCAGCTATCGATTGTTCGATATCGATTTAGCATGGACACCACCCTTACTTAGCGAGTACACCCTTCTTGAAACCAATAGCTTTTTGTTTGGTATTTAGCGGCGCGACACGACTGGCCACACTGAAAACACGTATAATCACACATATGCAGAAACTCGattcaaaacaaaatcggCCACCGAACGGTGATGTCGCGTTCGCTTGCTGCTCTGACTTTTTCGCGtgcgtgtgtgcttgtgcatttctgagagtgtgtgtgtgtgaagcGATTGTGTCAAaagtaaattgaattaaagcccccaaaaataaatgcaaaactgGCAGCGATTTAATAGTGCCCGTCGCCGAATTAATGCcattataataaattcaaagatAGCTGGTGAATTGCAAGAGTAACGCCTCGCAGCTTAGAAAATTCCAATAGGAATAAGaggagagtgagagagaggggctcgaagagcgagagagagccaGCAGCAGATAGCAAAACAGAACACAAAAGCCGTTATATTAGTAGCAGCAAATCTGctagtgtttgtttttgttcgcaGTTTGCGCGCGtgatattgttgttgttctttaaTAGCAGCATTATTTTTTTGCGAATGGTGCAAGAGAGTTTTAAAAAATCGCCATCCTGCTTGAAATAACACCCCTCCGCAGAAATCCCAAATCAGAAAGATGCTGCAGGAAATGTGATGTCACCACATTGGCCccgcggcaacaacaaacttCACTATCGCCAGCAGAAAAGCAAATATCGCCCTGCATcgacaacaaccacagcagcaacaacaacgacaacaacataGGCTATATAGCAACGATCTGAAAATGTTGCACTTGCATTTGTTTCTGctaccgctgctgctgctcaacaCATGCTTGCAACAACACATTCTGCAGCCGGCGGAAGCGACGGCGTTCCATCAGTCGGAAGGAGAAAAGCCAAAAGGTGAGTTCCCGGAAAAGTCGGGGGAAAATCAAATCCATCCCCCTGTCGGTTTCCACTAGTCTACAGGTGGATTTAAACGGGAaagaaatttgtttacttgtttcattttttttttcggttacCACGGTTACTAGGGTCACTTCATGAAAACATACAAAACGTTTGCTCAAAATTATGAACTCTaggaattaaaatataaaggTTGCCAAATAGTGCACTGTAGTATATCCTAAAAGTATGTCCTCTTCATAAGaaagatacatttatatatcTGGAAAATAACTTTATTATACAACAACCCAAAATGTTCGTAATTTAGTACAATGTTCTCTATTCCTAGCtgaatcatttattttaaaactgtttCTTAACCTGTAATTGTTAACTAGTTTTGCGTTAAAcctaattaaataaacattctTTGTGCCTCTTGAATCGAGTTATTTGTCTAATCAAGTTCAGCTAACAAAAAcgcaccaatacagtggttTAAAAGACCCACAAATGATgagttaaatttatttgagtCAGAATAGATAACCATTTATGCAAGTGTTAGttccaaaaattaaatgagGATATAAGTTAGATACACTATCAGTTCTGAGTCATTATATTATTGAGCTACTTCCAAGTCGAAGCATGAAAGCATTGACCATTAAATacacattaaataaatgcaaatgaaagttTTCAATAAAGTTAGTTTGAGAGccatattaatataatacctATGTATTTTGTAATAACATGGAACAAACATTAAAATCCAAGTTTTCTGAGATCTATTTTCATAGAGTTAATAATTAGCATTTGTTGGCTTACTAATTGTTCGTAATTAGATCAGATTTGCCGTTCATTGTGCGTACGAATTATTCATAATTTGTTGGTTTTAATTGTTGTAAGTTGTAGATACATTTCATTCTTATTCATGAAGAGATAAACCATTCAGcatttttaatattgaaatGATTCACAGGAACTTCCTCTAAAATTCAAATGATTCATAGGAATAGGAATTTGTATTTGAAGTTTTTGCAAACTGTCCTCGACCACTGTGCCCACTTTTAGTTACCCGACACACCCCTTTACCCCTCCTTTGCCCCTTTTCCGTCATTTGTTAAACTCTCGCGCATCTGAACAACCTTGAAAAACCAGCTTCTATGTTGTTGATTTTGTCGCTAGCCCGGCTACTTCCATACTTCCACTGCCCAGATTGGTAGTTGCAGGGCCCCTGGATTGCGACAGACTCGAATGTATAGACGTATATATAGATAGGTAGATAGATGTAGACCCGCCCAAATGGCCACCCAAAGCCCTGTgggccacttgccacttgccactcggCTATCTTGGTTATGGAGTGgctttcgctttgttttgcccATTTGTGATGAGTGCCATCTGTGGGGTGTTTGGCTATTGGCAGGTTGGGCATTTAGCATTTACCTTATCTGAGTGTCGCTTTTATCAAAATCTCACGTAGTTCGCAGATAGAAAGGCGCCTCTAGGGCAGCACTTTCCATGCAAATTCACTGATTGCCTTCACTCACGTACCATTTAATTTAGCAACTCAAATGATTCGTTTGGCCCTTGcccgcacacaaaaaaaattgaaaactccAAAAGGTAAAAACATCGATTTTAAATGCACTGCAGTGCTTTACTTTTACTCTCTTTGTGACAGATTTAACTGTCAGGCAAAAACTTTCTTCTTCggctttttccttttcctccaCGAAAAAAGCCCCTTTGTGGGTCACAATTCTGTTGTTGCCAACACACATCTTGTGCTTTTAAATCGTTTTTCGCGTCCGAGTGTATTCACATTCACATGTACGAGTGTACGTACAATTCATTGTCATCATGAATTCTGGTCCCAAAAGGTCAGCGCCTTAAGCGCCCAAGCGAATGCGAACTGGAACCTCCATATTCTTCTGGCCAACACTTCTTTTGGCAACTCGTTTCTTGTTCGCGGTTAGGCTGTTGCCATTGTTCGATTGGTGTAGTTGTTGCCAACTGCTGGCGTTTTCTTAACCATTTTTATGTCATTTGCGCAATTATATGGCAACCGAACAAGCGGCAACCTCCGAAATGGCCGAAAGTAAGTGGCTCGGTGAGGTAAGACTCGTTACTCAAAAGTGAGTAGGAGGTTCACTAGataattatcaaaaaatataattagtgCTTTTAACTTTGAGCAACAAGATACtctttttttaacttttttaactACTgtgtttatacatatacttttatGTAAAGCaaagtatttatttgaaacttCTTTGAAAACCTTTCTTTAGTAGTAGCACCTTTGTCCATTGCATCCGCAATTAAACTTAGTCTGTTTTGGTAAAATAATTGCACTTAATTAGTATATTTCCTGTGCTCTTACTTGTTTTTGTAGGCATTTCCCATGCTTGAATATATTCTTGAGACATCAGGAGACACGCCTCTCCAGCAGATAGTCTTGTTTGCTTTCTTTATCGCGCCCTTTGTTTGCCCAAGTTGAACAACTTAGCATTATCATTATCACGAGTTAAAGGCAAGACAGCAGGATCATTAATATGCGACATTGAGGAGGCCTTAAATGGGCTTGGCTTAGAGCGTGGGATCCAGTTAGCCAGCTAGACTTGGCCACAATCATTAAGTtgcattaaaatgcaactgtCGAGTGGCTTCTACCTTCACAAGTGGGCTTCTAACTATGCGGTAACTCAAGTGGTCAACAAGCTGCTCCGATCGCCATCAGCATCGCAGCGATCGTCTTAATTGAGGCTCAACTCAATTTACAGACTGGCTCTTGCAGCTCTTGACTGGTCACCAAGCTGCTCTTGATTGAGTCAGGtcaaaagaatttaaatggaACGAGCTTCTCCGATACTCGTCACCAATTCTCTGATTCCCTGATTCTCCGATTCTCTAGTTCTCTGGCTCTTGGCTCTCGGCTCGCAACGGAAGCCTATGAGCATGCATACATTAGTGGTCTTTCTCCGGGTCTGAGACTTGGAATTGAAc is a window encoding:
- the LOC122620907 gene encoding protein kibra; this translates as MPNLQQTASQSQSQHHLHPHHLRPHQQQHHQQQQQQQHTHHQQQQQHHSDFPLPDGWDIAKDFDGKTYYIDHINKKTTWLDPRDCYTKPQTFEDCVGDELPMGWEESYDPNIGPYYINHLAQSTQLEDPRQEWKTVQEQMLSDYLSAAQDQLENKREMFDVKQQRLLWAQEEYNHLKLAASRSSLCSSSSSMSRHDPELLRADLMLARERVHQLKQELTHITNDISYTERGMNTLYSVGEKINARENGCYDIAEVQAIREEMLKVHKSLVSGEKVREELMRSLVQIKNELGRQQISEENSDLASPFDRVCVASQTDLCGSSGDNLNGGARFAEMAKTKLQYAEWRKHIKKLQQQLADHVERIEPGQLESDKDRILLIQEKEKLLNDLNSISLKSRSEEEKRVIHQTRHKLEEDLKEAYEANNTCVANRLRFHEEKQLLLDKLQEALKSTKLLEERLKSFSSESTFSISSGSSLGSLSTASSKSALSFTDIYIDPFAVDSPIDVVDLRRRSQRLFQQHQQQRLHPVHPVLQQQQSAEVTLSPRSSLSMETPPASPMKYNAGADQTPQALKEEPTYANALPAPPAYTAPPPVPISGVRARPYDLDSTVLDCMMLEAKLQKLNMGTPLNLAAAPLSPISEKPSLLDLPQEMLSRSSSTSNTRSVSAAVSNESVAGDSGVFEASRAHLPRKELAQVQIGLKYLKQEGVLVVSLERANNLLALWTASADNSQVYLRAALLPNSLTSIRTKALGDFQKPVFNDTFAVPITLDKLLTKSLQVTVVTMTGQKEEIIGTVQISMAEFNPEDSTLKWYNVLSSKFIPSFESLDIPSTSAAAAAAAVAASNAPNSGNNREESSDESTITSSQTSTLTRNQAPCMELQELQIAAELLELGPLNEPECSDDDDDDEEEELDDKQLVSDVGLMNSSGMLDAYLQNMKQEFADKETNTDRAYLPEKSRGQSQLMDDRPVKRSQTFTPSAAVSKNRYNCRLNRSDSDSAMHCGVAPHTFQRGAAERRSLRFHTKAPKSVTKLHHTHIPRTSLDLELDLQAQHSKLYFLNDQIAKLQNLKEVLQKACENKDPLVAAWAIENEEFQRLVARADPAKCPEERQLQKLLMKTAKEIHKLRKTKVPKGCPDLVSFKEKITFFTRKGLSVPELPSEFTLPEANPIEEEEEEEDEDEFYNSAETAIAINTALVASSNRNKNLSEHPHRATSGAVPKLPAPVATPAATPAATPAATPAATPAAASVVSPAAQPDAKPAAAPIPVSSSDAEQQRFDYVVDRNYGVEV